The Humulus lupulus chromosome 4, drHumLupu1.1, whole genome shotgun sequence genome has a window encoding:
- the LOC133833149 gene encoding uncharacterized protein LOC133833149 — translation MWRGDYQVATKVPRPKIQKVPQVLRDEQKNFEKYYYPKWISIGPIHHGNPKFQLAEQRFKFLFAAEFVKNSGHQSQEHLYKKVMENIKVLKLCFDDEVLKEYYRKDGKDDEALGWMLFLDGCFTLQFIYSIMKDESMTHFEIKNDQVAFVLHDFFLLENQIPYLVLSLLMENSEKEFSENLEGSIKQFLSLSVLTPEKYGKPTMVPPKDYMPVHLLDFLRLALLQTSHHDRNKRSKSCIYTYLRNKLTSPRSLDNNNPKTSTSKISIIFKSFKKNPAEEKQQTFRKRSVTDLKTAGINSKQSKSSSSKDINSKQSKRSSSKDIKKQTFRSVMDLKAAGINLKRSKSSSLKDIKSSSSLFSAELELPPITVDDSMAPKFLNLIAFEIGVIGYVNCRLVITVNERRMGLRNLKILEKDMRQSPRNMQKPVVDRLVIGHDAQSESENPRSDQGENAKSQLKQKTELDVKCITISEWLVRQLTEMILYLKFGAYNTLMVLQHAYQCVECLEDSATVGIDWLSTECREDFELKAFEDRFGQTESEAGDPLTFLQLKKIKNSSATGMDRRNEWRWKKECTASLEQRRGDATEKKTKNGSSERDAQLHRNRDTVGRNNTKTEYEVSSYISFLDSLIDYPNDVKELRSSHVLHNLLGCDKEVTQLFNEMGRFLVPNPEAYEEVISQIEKHYHNKCLTWIAQVLNEHFSTPWTIVTFVAAFLALGMSFIQTYYTIYPRGG, via the exons ATGTGGAGAGGAGATTATCAGGTCGCGACAAAAGTCCCACGACCGAAGATACAGAAGGTTCCTCAGGTCCTTAGAGATGAACAGAAGAATTTTGAGAAGTACTACTACCCAAAGTGGATATCAATCGGTCCAATTCATCATGGCAACCCCAAATTCCAGCTTGCAGAGCAACGATTCAAGTTTCTCTTCGCAGCAGAGTTCGTCAAAAACAGCGGCCACCAATCCCAGGAGCACCTTTACAAAAAAGTAATGGAAAATATTAAGGTGCTGAAGCTATGTTTCGATGATGAGGTGCTCAAGGAGTATTATCGTAAAGATGGCAAGGATGATGAGGCCTTGGGGTGGATGTTGTTCTTGGATGGATGTTTTACACTCCAATTCATTTACAGCATTATGAAGGATGAGTCGATGACACATTTTGAGATTAAAAATGACCAGGTTGCTTTTGTGTTACACGATTTTTTCTTGTTAGAGAATCAAATCCCATACCTTGTCCTGAGCCTGTTGATGGAGAATTCGGAAAAGGAATTCTCTGAGAATTTGGAGGGCTCGATCAAGCAGTTTCTTAGTTTGAGTGTTTTGACACCTGAGAAGTATGGCAAGCCTACGATGGTCCCTCCAAAGGACTACATGCCAGTTCATCTTCTTGATTTTCTACGCTTGGCGCTCCTTCAAACATCTCATCATGACCGCAATAAAAGGTCAAAATCATGCATCTACACATACCTTAGAAACAAACTCACTTCGCCACGGTCTCTGGATAATAATAATCCAAAAACTAGCACGAGTAAGATCTCTATAATATTTAAATCTTTCAAAA AGAACCCCGCCGAGGAGAAACAACAAACTTTTCGTAAGCGAAGTGTGACGGATCTCAAGACAGCCGGAATCAACTCAAAACAGAGCAAGAGTAGCTCTTCAAAAGACATAAACTCAAAACAGAGCAAGAGGAGCTCTTCAAAAGACATAAAAAAACAAACTTTTCGTAGTGTGATGGATCTCAAGGCAGCCGGAATCAACTTAAAACGGAGCAAGAGTAGCTCTTTAAAAGACATAAAATCTTCTTCGAGTCTCTTCTCAGCTGAACTAGAACTTCCACCAATAACAGTAGACGACTCAATGGCTCCTAAATTCTTGAACCTGATTGCCTTTGAAAT TGGGGTTATTGGCTATGTGAATTGCCGATTGGTTATCACAGTAAATGAAAGAAGGATGGGGCTGAGGAATTTGAAAATCCTGGAGAAG GATATGAGACAATCGCCGAGGAATATGCAAAAGCCAGTGGTGGATCGTCTTGTGATTGGGCATGATGCCCAGTCTGAGTCAGAGAATCCACGAA GTGACCAAGGCGAAAATGCCAAGTCTCAGCTGAAACAGAAA ACAGAACTAGATGTAAAATGCATTACAATATCTGAATGGTTAGTAAGACAACTTACTGAAATGATATTGTATTTGAAATTTGGAGCATACAATACATTA ATGGTTCTCCAGCATGCATACCAGTGTGTTGAGTGCCTAGAAGATTCAGCAACTGTTGGTATTGACTGGTTGTCAACTGAG TGTAGGGAAGACTTTGAGTTGAAGGCGTTTGAGGATCGCTTTGGTCAGACGGAGAGTGAGGCTGGGGATCCGTTGACATTTTTGCAACTGAAGAAGATCAAAAACAGTTCAGCTACCGGAATGGATCGTCGGAATGAATGGAGGTGGAAAAAAGAATGCACAGCTTCGCTGGAACAAAGAAGAGGAGATGCAACGGAAAAGAAGACGAAGAACGGATCGTCGGAACGAGATGCACAGCTTCACCGGAACAGAGACACGGTTGGCCGGA ACAATACCAAGACCGAGTACGAAGTGTCATCTTACATAAGTTTCTTAGACTCACTCATTGATTATCCCAACGATGTGAAAGAGTTGAGATCATCTCACGTACTCCACAACCTTCTTGGCTGTGACAAAGAAGTGACACAACTTTTTAATGAGATGGGCAGATTTTTGGTGCCAAATCCTGAGGCGTATGAGGAGGTGATAAGCCAAATAGAGAAGCACTACCACAACAAGTGCCTGACTTGGATAGCTCAAGTCTTGAACGAACATTTCAGTACTCCTTG